From a single Phragmites australis chromosome 7, lpPhrAust1.1, whole genome shotgun sequence genomic region:
- the LOC133923929 gene encoding peptide methionine sulfoxide reductase B5-like, which yields MTTTSWVQNQQHSRWLNCCLQNIYPEPYRHQVTKANTSRSCRALPRDMGVQRLLKLRMASHSRPAVAPSARPLSSLLLVPARPRPGPLSCAARPCRDHAASARPRGVAAMSSPTTPPGPGPVQKSEDEWEAILTPEQFRILRLKGTEYPGTGEYDKFFGEGIYECVGCGTPLYKSSTKFNSGCGWPAFYEGFPGAIRRTPDPDGRRIEITCATCGGHLGHVFKGEGFNTPTDERHCVNSISLKFIPASEEA from the exons ATGACTACAACAAGTTGGGTCCAAAACCAACAGCATTCTCG ATGGCTCAATTGTTGTCTTCAGAATATATATCCAGAGCCTTATCGACACCAGGTAACGAAAGCGAACACGTCACGCTCGTGCCGCGCGCTGCCGAGAGACATGGGCGTGCAGCGTCTGCTGAAGCTGAGGATGGCGTCCCACTCCCGCCCCGCCGTGGCTCCCTCCGCGCGCCCGCTCTCatccctcctcctcgtccccgcGCGGCCTCGGCCAGGCCCGCTCTCGTGCGCGGCGCGGCCGTGCCGGGACCACGCCGCGTCCGCTCGCCCGCGCGGCGTGGCGGCGATGTCGTCGCCGACGACGCCGCCGGGGCCGGGGCCCGTGCAGAAGTCGGAGGATGAGTGGGAGGCCATCCTCACGCCGGAGCAGTTCCGCATCCTCCGCCTCAAGGGCACCGA GTACCCTGGAACGGGTGAATATGACAAGTTCTTTGGCGAGGGCATTTATGAATGTGTTGGGTGTGGAACTCCCTTGTACAAATCATCTACAAAGTTCAACTCAGGGTGTGGCTGGCCAGCATTCTATGAGGGATTTCCTGGGGCCATAAGACGGACG CCGGACCCTGATGGGAGGCGGATAGAGATCACGTGTGCTACCTGTGGAGGACATCTTGGGCATGTATTCAAAGGGGAGGGGTTTAACACGCCGACAGACGAGCGACATTGTGTTAACAGCATTTCGCTCAAATTCATTCCAGCCTCTGAGGAAGCCTGA
- the LOC133923930 gene encoding peptidyl-prolyl cis-trans isomerase FKBP19, chloroplastic-like encodes MDRRKLLLIPAISIGIGSFQYTFEKGVAKAEFADNYGKTKMRYPDYTETESGLQYKDLRVGDGSSPKKGETVVVDWDGYTIGYYGRIFEARNKTKGGSFEGGDKDFFKFKLGTGQVIPAFEEAITGMAPGGVRR; translated from the exons ATGGACAGAAGAAAACTGCTGTTGATCCCTGCAATTAGTATCGGCATTGGCTCCTTTCAGTACACATTTGAGAAGGGAGTGGCAAAAGCTGAATTTGCTGATA ATTATGGAAAAACCAAAATGCGGTATCCAGATTACACTGAAACAGAATCAGGCCTCCAGTATAAG GACTTAAGGGTTGGTGATGGCTCTTCCCCAAAGAAGGGGGAGACGGTCGTT GTTGATTGGGATGGCTATACAATTGGATACTATGGTCGTATTTTTGAAGCTCGAAACAAGACCAAAGGTGGTTCTTTTGAG GGTGGTGACAAAGACTTCTTCAAGTTTAAGCTTGGAACAGGACAG GTCATACCAGCTTTTGAGGAGGCCATAacaggcatggctccaggaggaGTTAGAAGGTAA